ATAATCACTTCTTCTGTTTGCCTTCTTAATCATCTTTTAATGATATATTCTACAACATCAAAGTTTTCCCATCCATTAGATGTCTATAAGATTAATATATTTGGAGTTGCGAATCCCTAGGACAGGGTTACTGTTGGGCAGAGTTATTTTAGCAGTAGATCTAATTAATGCACCATAATGTCAAAATTATCAGCTTTCCTAATGCTCATCTTCTGTTTAACTGACTTAAAGCAACATTAGTTTTTGCTTACAATCCAAGTGATCGAATCTCAGCTCTTAATGTTCTAGATTACATATAGAAAGCTTTTATATCTTCCTATTGTAATACTTTAGGTCTGGGTCACCATACAACTTGTCCaggtaatttatatttataatactgTTCTACCATTCTCACACAACAGCTCTCTTGATTCATAGATGAATAGTAAATGGTGAAGGGTCAAGTAGCAGTGAAACAAAAAcaaagtgcaaaacaagagaGGCCATTGGCATCTCCAAAATGCAGAAAGAGCAAGGAAAGACACAAGATAGGAACAGCAAATCTTCTGAAGTAAACAAACTACAAACCTCAGCCATTTGCTTTTGACCACAGAGGACTGCTCCGGTGGATTGAggattaaaaatgtttttagctCGGGCAAATGCTGCCTGCAAAAGAAGATGGCAAAAAACTATTATTGTTGAGTAACAAAGAAAACCAAAATAAGATGATAAGAGGATAACAATGTAAACATAATCATTACCTGAACATAGCCGTCTTCACCTTTCCAAGCATCATCAGGCTGAGACAACACTGGCACAACCTTAACCCCAGAGGATGCCCAGTTTTCAAACCTATCCTGTAAAAGTTGAAGGGCAGCAAAATCAGACAACAGATACAAAGTTTATCTTGTACTTCCGCCACAATAAAGAAAGAATTTGTTTACATGTTGCAAGCAAACAACAAACCTGATATGCCATTCTCTTCAAATTCCGTGCACCATAATATACCCGAACATCAGATCTCCTGTCTGCACCAAACCCTGCCTCAATCAGGGATCTAATTGGGCTGCCAAATATAGATTTGAGATCAACGAATGAGCAACAGGCGAAAGAAAAACTGAACTAATTCAAAGAGAAACGTGAAACCTCAACATATTTTCAGTCCTTTCACTAACACAAATATTAATGTGGAAGGGATCAAACTGCATGATGCAAAGTTCAACCATTCACATCAGGAGAAGTAGGCTTGCAGCTATATAATAGATCACCTCTACAACCCAATGATCCATCTATTGAAAATTGTAGCTTTTAGCATTGGTGAACTTCAACTTGATAGAATCGGCTATGTACTCACAATATCACATTTAAATGATGATTAATGATTGGTTGCTAAAAGTCTAACCAGCTTACTGAAGCTAACTAGAAAAGAACATAGAAAAAACTACTACAAAAGAACACCGAAATGTGATCTAAAGTCAACACAGCATCTCACACCTCTACACACGGGAAAATGCAAGAGCAACTAGCAAATGATATAAGTTGAGTTTGCAGAACTTATTAACGATAGGCATAGCTAGTagatttttcaagtattttccTACAACCCAAGCTCATTTACAGCTTACTGAATATGCAATTTACTTCAAAAGTTTAACCATATATCTCATCAACCATAAAAGAGATGCTTACACAGAAAAACTATTCCATAAATCATTCATCTCAATTTAAACTCACTCTGGAATATATTAGCTTATCGCTGCACCATATCTATCAAACAATCTCAAAGCTGAACACAAAACGAAAATATTCCTCTATACTCCAACACAAACGGAACTACAGAAATAGCAAATCATTTTGGAAAATAGTACAGAGTAAAGCTTAAATTTTCTGTTTCCGATTAGAGTCATAGTTTACCTGATTCCAGATCCGGTTGCAAAAATCACGACCGTCTGATACTCCTCCGCAGGAGAGATTTGATCCAAGTCAAATCCTTTCCCCATAACCTGACTCAACTCCACAACATCCCCTTTCTGCAATCCACATAGTAGCTCCGCCGTAGAGCCAGAAATACTTTTCACAAGGAACTCAAACACACCTTTCGCTGCAGCAAGCGAAGGCGGAGATGCAATCGCTAAAAACGACGGTTTCTCCACGTCAGGAATCCGAAGCTGAAGATATTGACCTGCCTTGGTGTGTGAGTTAGCTAGGTCTGGGTAATCGGACACGTCGATGGTGACGTGGAAGAGAGATTCCGCGGCAGGTGAAACAGTGACGAGAGGCGCGGTTGTCCAGAGATTAGTGTCTTGACGGACGGCTGCGGCGGCGGAGATGGAGAGACGGCGACGGAGATGGTGGTGGAGAGGTTTGAGGAGGGTCATGGATGAAGAAGGATGGAGTGATTGGATACGGGAGGGAGCATGGGAACTGAGATGAGAGAGAGATGAatttggaaatgga
This DNA window, taken from Solanum lycopersicum chromosome 5, SLM_r2.1, encodes the following:
- the LOC101262213 gene encoding fruit protein pKIWI502; this encodes MSILSLSFSPFPNSSLSHLSSHAPSRIQSLHPSSSMTLLKPLHHHLRRRLSISAAAAVRQDTNLWTTAPLVTVSPAAESLFHVTIDVSDYPDLANSHTKAGQYLQLRIPDVEKPSFLAIASPPSLAAAKGVFEFLVKSISGSTAELLCGLQKGDVVELSQVMGKGFDLDQISPAEEYQTVVIFATGSGISPIRSLIEAGFGADRRSDVRVYYGARNLKRMAYQDRFENWASSGVKVVPVLSQPDDAWKGEDGYVQAAFARAKNIFNPQSTGAVLCGQKQMAEEVTSLLVADGVSTEKILKNF